A genomic region of Solanum dulcamara chromosome 2, daSolDulc1.2, whole genome shotgun sequence contains the following coding sequences:
- the LOC129880490 gene encoding ADP-ribosylation factor GTPase-activating protein AGD3 isoform X2 has product MLIDNWSRKDKSLLQTCILVNWMTLPCSVNRFSLVLWTDVWVKQLQCLEESAESLRERSLKFYKGCRKYTEGLGEGYDGDIAFASALETFGGGHNDPISVAFGGPVMTKFTIALREIGTYKEVLRSQVEHMLNDRLLQFVNIDLQDVKEARKRFDKASLIYDQAREKFLSLRKGTKSDIASVLEEELHNARSTFEQARFSLVTALSNVEAKKRFEFLEAVSGTMDAHLRYFKQGYELLHQMEPYINQVLTYAQQSRERSNYEKAALNEKMQEYKRQVDRESRWLSNGSSGSPNGDGIQAIGRSSHKQIEAVMQSAARGKVQTIRQGYLSKRSSNLRGDWKRRFFVLDSRGMLYYYRKQNTKPSGSGSQHSGQRNSSELGSGLLSRWLSSHYHGGVHDEKSVAHHTVNLLTSTIKVDADQSDLRFCFRIISPTKSYTLQAESALDQMDWIEKITGVIASLLSSQAPDRCLPASPMGSGHHRSASESSSFESSDFDPPAVEDHPSDRLISAHHERPFRNSQQLRSAPKSEQPIATLRRVCGNDKCADCGAAEPDWASLNLGVLVCIECSGVHRNLGVHISKVRSLTLDVKVWEPSVIALFQSLGNTFANSVWEESLQARGAFQVNVSAARSDQKQQLYISKPGHADPISTKEKFIHAKYADKSFVRRTKDGHSAAQMMWEAVRANDKKAVYRLIVSSEADVNALYKQVVSNSSLTLAKVMLLQEQPYTDQSSTCLKMDLASPSERHIIGDFDGCSLLHLACETADLGMLELLMQYGANVNASDSSGQTPLHWCIIRGKAAFAKLLLARGADPHALDGESKTPYDLALGSNFDDNDVLNLLSDTNA; this is encoded by the exons ATGTTAATTGATAATTGGAGTAGAAAAGATAAATCACTCTTGCAAACATGCATTTTGGTAAACTGGATGACTCTCCCATGTTCCGTAAACAG ATTTTCACTTGTATTGTGGACTGATGTTTGGGTGAAACAGCTGCAATGCTTGGAAGAAAGTGCTGAATCCCTAAGAGAAAGAAGCTTGAAGTTCTACAAAGGATGTCGAAAATACAC GGAAGGACTTGGAGAGGGTTATGATGGAGATATTGCTTTCGCGAGCGCCCTGGAAACGTTTGGTGGGGGGCACAATGATCCCATCAGTGTTGCATTTGGAG GCCCTGTAATGACTAAATTTACTATTGCACTGAGGGAAATCGGGACTTATAAGGAAGTTCTTCGGTCACAG GTTGAGCACATGCTGAATGATCGGTTGCTGCAGTTTGTCAACATAGATCTGCAAGATGTCAAG GAAGCTCGGAAGCGCTTTGACAAGGCTAGCCTAATTTATGATCAG GCTCGCGAGAAGTTTTTGTCACTAAGGAAAGGCACAAAAAGTGACATTGCCAGTGTACTGGAGGAG GAACTTCATAATGCAAGATCAACTTTCGAGCAAGCTCGATTCAGTTTG GTAACCGCTCTTTCTAATGTTGAAGCAAAGAAACGATTTGAATTCCTGGAAGCAGTTAGTGGTACAATGGATGCTCATCTTCGTTATTTCAAACAG GGATATGAGCTTTTGCATCAGATGGAGCCATATATCAATCAG GTCCTGACTTACGCACAGCAGTCTAGAGAACGCTCCAACTATGAGAAGGCAGCTCTTAATGAAAAGATGCAAGAATACAAGAGACAAGTAGATCGAGAGAGCAGGTGGTTGTCCAATGGTTCTAGTGGATCTCCTAATGGAGATGGTATACAAGCCATTGGCAGAAGTTCACACAAGCAAATAGAAGCTGTCATGCAATCTGCTGCAAGGGGAAAG GTTCAAACCATTAGACAAGGTTATCTATCAAAGCGCTCATCAAACTTGAGGGGAGACTGGAAAAGAAGGTTCTTTGTTCTTGATAGCCGTGGAATGTTGTACTACTATCGCAAACAGAACACAAAACCATCT GGGTCAGGTAGTCAACATTCTGGCCAGAGAAATAGTTCAGAGCTTGGTTCTGGACTTCTTAGTCGCTGGCTTTCATCCCATTATCATGGTGGCGTACATGATGAAAAGTCTGTTGCACATCACACTGTAAACCTTTTGACATCAACTATAAAGGTTGACGCTGACCAATCAGATCTGCGGTTTTGCTTCAGGATTATCTCCCCTACAAAGAGCTACACCTTGCAG GCAGAGAGTGCGTTGGACCAAATGGATTGGATTGAGAAAATAACAGGCGTTATTGCTTCTTTGTTGAGTTCTCAGGCCCCTGACAGG TGTTTGCCTGCCAGTCCTATGGGAAGTGGTCATCATCGATCTGCCAGTGAGAGTAGTTCATTTGAAAGTTCAGATTTTGATCCGCCTGCAGTTGAAGACCATCCATCTGACAGGCTTATCTCAGCGCATCATGAACGCCCTTTCAGAAATTCACAACAACTACGATCTGCTCCAAAATCTGAACAGCCAATTGCCACATTACGTAGAGTATGCGGAAATGATAAATGCGCTGACTGTGGTGCTGCTGAACCAGATTGGGCATCTTTAAATCTTGGTGTTCTTGTTTGTATTGAATGTTCTGGTGTTCATCGTAATCTTGGTGTGCATATATCAAAG GTGAGGTCACTCACACTTGATGTCAAAGTATGGGAGCCTTCTGTTATAGCTTTATTTCAGTCGTTGGGGAATACATTTGCAAATTCAGTCTGGGAGGAGTCACTGCAAGCTCGAGGTGCTTTCCAAGTTAATGTTTCTGCTGCCAG ATCTGATCAAAAGCAACAGCTCTACATCAGCAAGCCAGGTCATGCTGATCCCATTTCAACCAAGGAGAAATTCATCCATGCAAAG TATGCAGATAAATCATTTGTTCGTCGGACCAAGGATGGTCACTCTGCGGCACAAATGATGTGGGAGGCTGTTCGAGCTAATGATAAGAAAGCTGTGTATCGCCTTATTGTAAGCTCTGAAGCAGATGTTAATGCTCTTTACAAGCAAGTTGTGTCTAATTCTTCCTTAACCCTTGCCAAAGTAATGCTGTTACAAGAACAACCATACACCGATCAGAGTTCTACTTGCTTAAAAATGGACTTGGCAAGTCCAAGTGAAAGGCATATAATTGGGGACTTCGATGGGTGCTCCCTTCTACACCTTGCTTGTGAAACAGCTGACCTAGGGATGCTAGAGCTTCTTATGCAGTACGGTGCAAATGTAAATGCTTCAGATTCAAGTGGTCAGACACCACTTCATTGGTGCATTATAAGAGGCAAAGCTGCATTTGCCAAGTTACTTCTTGCAAG GGGTGCTGATCCACATGCTTTGGATGGGGAAAGTAAAACCCCTTACGATCTTGCATTGGGCTCAAATTTTGATGATAATGATGTCCTTAATCTCTTGTCAGACACAAATGCTTGA
- the LOC129880490 gene encoding ADP-ribosylation factor GTPase-activating protein AGD3 isoform X1: MLIDNWSRKDKSLLQTCILVNWMTLPCSVNRFSLVLWTDVWVKQLQCLEESAESLRERSLKFYKGCRKYTEGLGEGYDGDIAFASALETFGGGHNDPISVAFGGPVMTKFTIALREIGTYKEVLRSQVEHMLNDRLLQFVNIDLQDVKEARKRFDKASLIYDQAREKFLSLRKGTKSDIASVLEEELHNARSTFEQARFSLVTALSNVEAKKRFEFLEAVSGTMDAHLRYFKQGYELLHQMEPYINQVLTYAQQSRERSNYEKAALNEKMQEYKRQVDRESRWLSNGSSGSPNGDGIQAIGRSSHKQIEAVMQSAARGKVQTIRQGYLSKRSSNLRGDWKRRFFVLDSRGMLYYYRKQNTKPSGSGSQHSGQRNSSELGSGLLSRWLSSHYHGGVHDEKSVAHHTVNLLTSTIKVDADQSDLRFCFRIISPTKSYTLQAESALDQMDWIEKITGVIASLLSSQAPDRCLPASPMGSGHHRSASESSSFESSDFDPPAVEDHPSDRLISAHHERPFRNSQQLRSAPKSEQPIATLRRVCGNDKCADCGAAEPDWASLNLGVLVCIECSGVHRNLGVHISKVRSLTLDVKVWEPSVIALFQSLGNTFANSVWEESLQARGAFQVNVSAASSYRSDQKQQLYISKPGHADPISTKEKFIHAKYADKSFVRRTKDGHSAAQMMWEAVRANDKKAVYRLIVSSEADVNALYKQVVSNSSLTLAKVMLLQEQPYTDQSSTCLKMDLASPSERHIIGDFDGCSLLHLACETADLGMLELLMQYGANVNASDSSGQTPLHWCIIRGKAAFAKLLLARGADPHALDGESKTPYDLALGSNFDDNDVLNLLSDTNA; the protein is encoded by the exons ATGTTAATTGATAATTGGAGTAGAAAAGATAAATCACTCTTGCAAACATGCATTTTGGTAAACTGGATGACTCTCCCATGTTCCGTAAACAG ATTTTCACTTGTATTGTGGACTGATGTTTGGGTGAAACAGCTGCAATGCTTGGAAGAAAGTGCTGAATCCCTAAGAGAAAGAAGCTTGAAGTTCTACAAAGGATGTCGAAAATACAC GGAAGGACTTGGAGAGGGTTATGATGGAGATATTGCTTTCGCGAGCGCCCTGGAAACGTTTGGTGGGGGGCACAATGATCCCATCAGTGTTGCATTTGGAG GCCCTGTAATGACTAAATTTACTATTGCACTGAGGGAAATCGGGACTTATAAGGAAGTTCTTCGGTCACAG GTTGAGCACATGCTGAATGATCGGTTGCTGCAGTTTGTCAACATAGATCTGCAAGATGTCAAG GAAGCTCGGAAGCGCTTTGACAAGGCTAGCCTAATTTATGATCAG GCTCGCGAGAAGTTTTTGTCACTAAGGAAAGGCACAAAAAGTGACATTGCCAGTGTACTGGAGGAG GAACTTCATAATGCAAGATCAACTTTCGAGCAAGCTCGATTCAGTTTG GTAACCGCTCTTTCTAATGTTGAAGCAAAGAAACGATTTGAATTCCTGGAAGCAGTTAGTGGTACAATGGATGCTCATCTTCGTTATTTCAAACAG GGATATGAGCTTTTGCATCAGATGGAGCCATATATCAATCAG GTCCTGACTTACGCACAGCAGTCTAGAGAACGCTCCAACTATGAGAAGGCAGCTCTTAATGAAAAGATGCAAGAATACAAGAGACAAGTAGATCGAGAGAGCAGGTGGTTGTCCAATGGTTCTAGTGGATCTCCTAATGGAGATGGTATACAAGCCATTGGCAGAAGTTCACACAAGCAAATAGAAGCTGTCATGCAATCTGCTGCAAGGGGAAAG GTTCAAACCATTAGACAAGGTTATCTATCAAAGCGCTCATCAAACTTGAGGGGAGACTGGAAAAGAAGGTTCTTTGTTCTTGATAGCCGTGGAATGTTGTACTACTATCGCAAACAGAACACAAAACCATCT GGGTCAGGTAGTCAACATTCTGGCCAGAGAAATAGTTCAGAGCTTGGTTCTGGACTTCTTAGTCGCTGGCTTTCATCCCATTATCATGGTGGCGTACATGATGAAAAGTCTGTTGCACATCACACTGTAAACCTTTTGACATCAACTATAAAGGTTGACGCTGACCAATCAGATCTGCGGTTTTGCTTCAGGATTATCTCCCCTACAAAGAGCTACACCTTGCAG GCAGAGAGTGCGTTGGACCAAATGGATTGGATTGAGAAAATAACAGGCGTTATTGCTTCTTTGTTGAGTTCTCAGGCCCCTGACAGG TGTTTGCCTGCCAGTCCTATGGGAAGTGGTCATCATCGATCTGCCAGTGAGAGTAGTTCATTTGAAAGTTCAGATTTTGATCCGCCTGCAGTTGAAGACCATCCATCTGACAGGCTTATCTCAGCGCATCATGAACGCCCTTTCAGAAATTCACAACAACTACGATCTGCTCCAAAATCTGAACAGCCAATTGCCACATTACGTAGAGTATGCGGAAATGATAAATGCGCTGACTGTGGTGCTGCTGAACCAGATTGGGCATCTTTAAATCTTGGTGTTCTTGTTTGTATTGAATGTTCTGGTGTTCATCGTAATCTTGGTGTGCATATATCAAAG GTGAGGTCACTCACACTTGATGTCAAAGTATGGGAGCCTTCTGTTATAGCTTTATTTCAGTCGTTGGGGAATACATTTGCAAATTCAGTCTGGGAGGAGTCACTGCAAGCTCGAGGTGCTTTCCAAGTTAATGTTTCTGCTGCCAG CTCATACAGATCTGATCAAAAGCAACAGCTCTACATCAGCAAGCCAGGTCATGCTGATCCCATTTCAACCAAGGAGAAATTCATCCATGCAAAG TATGCAGATAAATCATTTGTTCGTCGGACCAAGGATGGTCACTCTGCGGCACAAATGATGTGGGAGGCTGTTCGAGCTAATGATAAGAAAGCTGTGTATCGCCTTATTGTAAGCTCTGAAGCAGATGTTAATGCTCTTTACAAGCAAGTTGTGTCTAATTCTTCCTTAACCCTTGCCAAAGTAATGCTGTTACAAGAACAACCATACACCGATCAGAGTTCTACTTGCTTAAAAATGGACTTGGCAAGTCCAAGTGAAAGGCATATAATTGGGGACTTCGATGGGTGCTCCCTTCTACACCTTGCTTGTGAAACAGCTGACCTAGGGATGCTAGAGCTTCTTATGCAGTACGGTGCAAATGTAAATGCTTCAGATTCAAGTGGTCAGACACCACTTCATTGGTGCATTATAAGAGGCAAAGCTGCATTTGCCAAGTTACTTCTTGCAAG GGGTGCTGATCCACATGCTTTGGATGGGGAAAGTAAAACCCCTTACGATCTTGCATTGGGCTCAAATTTTGATGATAATGATGTCCTTAATCTCTTGTCAGACACAAATGCTTGA
- the LOC129880490 gene encoding ADP-ribosylation factor GTPase-activating protein AGD3 isoform X3 has product MHFGKLDDSPMFRKQLQCLEESAESLRERSLKFYKGCRKYTEGLGEGYDGDIAFASALETFGGGHNDPISVAFGGPVMTKFTIALREIGTYKEVLRSQVEHMLNDRLLQFVNIDLQDVKEARKRFDKASLIYDQAREKFLSLRKGTKSDIASVLEEELHNARSTFEQARFSLVTALSNVEAKKRFEFLEAVSGTMDAHLRYFKQGYELLHQMEPYINQVLTYAQQSRERSNYEKAALNEKMQEYKRQVDRESRWLSNGSSGSPNGDGIQAIGRSSHKQIEAVMQSAARGKVQTIRQGYLSKRSSNLRGDWKRRFFVLDSRGMLYYYRKQNTKPSGSGSQHSGQRNSSELGSGLLSRWLSSHYHGGVHDEKSVAHHTVNLLTSTIKVDADQSDLRFCFRIISPTKSYTLQAESALDQMDWIEKITGVIASLLSSQAPDRCLPASPMGSGHHRSASESSSFESSDFDPPAVEDHPSDRLISAHHERPFRNSQQLRSAPKSEQPIATLRRVCGNDKCADCGAAEPDWASLNLGVLVCIECSGVHRNLGVHISKVRSLTLDVKVWEPSVIALFQSLGNTFANSVWEESLQARGAFQVNVSAASSYRSDQKQQLYISKPGHADPISTKEKFIHAKYADKSFVRRTKDGHSAAQMMWEAVRANDKKAVYRLIVSSEADVNALYKQVVSNSSLTLAKVMLLQEQPYTDQSSTCLKMDLASPSERHIIGDFDGCSLLHLACETADLGMLELLMQYGANVNASDSSGQTPLHWCIIRGKAAFAKLLLARGADPHALDGESKTPYDLALGSNFDDNDVLNLLSDTNA; this is encoded by the exons ATGCATTTTGGTAAACTGGATGACTCTCCCATGTTCCGTAAACAG CTGCAATGCTTGGAAGAAAGTGCTGAATCCCTAAGAGAAAGAAGCTTGAAGTTCTACAAAGGATGTCGAAAATACAC GGAAGGACTTGGAGAGGGTTATGATGGAGATATTGCTTTCGCGAGCGCCCTGGAAACGTTTGGTGGGGGGCACAATGATCCCATCAGTGTTGCATTTGGAG GCCCTGTAATGACTAAATTTACTATTGCACTGAGGGAAATCGGGACTTATAAGGAAGTTCTTCGGTCACAG GTTGAGCACATGCTGAATGATCGGTTGCTGCAGTTTGTCAACATAGATCTGCAAGATGTCAAG GAAGCTCGGAAGCGCTTTGACAAGGCTAGCCTAATTTATGATCAG GCTCGCGAGAAGTTTTTGTCACTAAGGAAAGGCACAAAAAGTGACATTGCCAGTGTACTGGAGGAG GAACTTCATAATGCAAGATCAACTTTCGAGCAAGCTCGATTCAGTTTG GTAACCGCTCTTTCTAATGTTGAAGCAAAGAAACGATTTGAATTCCTGGAAGCAGTTAGTGGTACAATGGATGCTCATCTTCGTTATTTCAAACAG GGATATGAGCTTTTGCATCAGATGGAGCCATATATCAATCAG GTCCTGACTTACGCACAGCAGTCTAGAGAACGCTCCAACTATGAGAAGGCAGCTCTTAATGAAAAGATGCAAGAATACAAGAGACAAGTAGATCGAGAGAGCAGGTGGTTGTCCAATGGTTCTAGTGGATCTCCTAATGGAGATGGTATACAAGCCATTGGCAGAAGTTCACACAAGCAAATAGAAGCTGTCATGCAATCTGCTGCAAGGGGAAAG GTTCAAACCATTAGACAAGGTTATCTATCAAAGCGCTCATCAAACTTGAGGGGAGACTGGAAAAGAAGGTTCTTTGTTCTTGATAGCCGTGGAATGTTGTACTACTATCGCAAACAGAACACAAAACCATCT GGGTCAGGTAGTCAACATTCTGGCCAGAGAAATAGTTCAGAGCTTGGTTCTGGACTTCTTAGTCGCTGGCTTTCATCCCATTATCATGGTGGCGTACATGATGAAAAGTCTGTTGCACATCACACTGTAAACCTTTTGACATCAACTATAAAGGTTGACGCTGACCAATCAGATCTGCGGTTTTGCTTCAGGATTATCTCCCCTACAAAGAGCTACACCTTGCAG GCAGAGAGTGCGTTGGACCAAATGGATTGGATTGAGAAAATAACAGGCGTTATTGCTTCTTTGTTGAGTTCTCAGGCCCCTGACAGG TGTTTGCCTGCCAGTCCTATGGGAAGTGGTCATCATCGATCTGCCAGTGAGAGTAGTTCATTTGAAAGTTCAGATTTTGATCCGCCTGCAGTTGAAGACCATCCATCTGACAGGCTTATCTCAGCGCATCATGAACGCCCTTTCAGAAATTCACAACAACTACGATCTGCTCCAAAATCTGAACAGCCAATTGCCACATTACGTAGAGTATGCGGAAATGATAAATGCGCTGACTGTGGTGCTGCTGAACCAGATTGGGCATCTTTAAATCTTGGTGTTCTTGTTTGTATTGAATGTTCTGGTGTTCATCGTAATCTTGGTGTGCATATATCAAAG GTGAGGTCACTCACACTTGATGTCAAAGTATGGGAGCCTTCTGTTATAGCTTTATTTCAGTCGTTGGGGAATACATTTGCAAATTCAGTCTGGGAGGAGTCACTGCAAGCTCGAGGTGCTTTCCAAGTTAATGTTTCTGCTGCCAG CTCATACAGATCTGATCAAAAGCAACAGCTCTACATCAGCAAGCCAGGTCATGCTGATCCCATTTCAACCAAGGAGAAATTCATCCATGCAAAG TATGCAGATAAATCATTTGTTCGTCGGACCAAGGATGGTCACTCTGCGGCACAAATGATGTGGGAGGCTGTTCGAGCTAATGATAAGAAAGCTGTGTATCGCCTTATTGTAAGCTCTGAAGCAGATGTTAATGCTCTTTACAAGCAAGTTGTGTCTAATTCTTCCTTAACCCTTGCCAAAGTAATGCTGTTACAAGAACAACCATACACCGATCAGAGTTCTACTTGCTTAAAAATGGACTTGGCAAGTCCAAGTGAAAGGCATATAATTGGGGACTTCGATGGGTGCTCCCTTCTACACCTTGCTTGTGAAACAGCTGACCTAGGGATGCTAGAGCTTCTTATGCAGTACGGTGCAAATGTAAATGCTTCAGATTCAAGTGGTCAGACACCACTTCATTGGTGCATTATAAGAGGCAAAGCTGCATTTGCCAAGTTACTTCTTGCAAG GGGTGCTGATCCACATGCTTTGGATGGGGAAAGTAAAACCCCTTACGATCTTGCATTGGGCTCAAATTTTGATGATAATGATGTCCTTAATCTCTTGTCAGACACAAATGCTTGA
- the LOC129880490 gene encoding ADP-ribosylation factor GTPase-activating protein AGD3 isoform X4, whose translation MHFGKLDDSPMFRKQLQCLEESAESLRERSLKFYKGCRKYTEGLGEGYDGDIAFASALETFGGGHNDPISVAFGGPVMTKFTIALREIGTYKEVLRSQVEHMLNDRLLQFVNIDLQDVKEARKRFDKASLIYDQAREKFLSLRKGTKSDIASVLEEELHNARSTFEQARFSLVTALSNVEAKKRFEFLEAVSGTMDAHLRYFKQGYELLHQMEPYINQVLTYAQQSRERSNYEKAALNEKMQEYKRQVDRESRWLSNGSSGSPNGDGIQAIGRSSHKQIEAVMQSAARGKVQTIRQGYLSKRSSNLRGDWKRRFFVLDSRGMLYYYRKQNTKPSGSGSQHSGQRNSSELGSGLLSRWLSSHYHGGVHDEKSVAHHTVNLLTSTIKVDADQSDLRFCFRIISPTKSYTLQAESALDQMDWIEKITGVIASLLSSQAPDRCLPASPMGSGHHRSASESSSFESSDFDPPAVEDHPSDRLISAHHERPFRNSQQLRSAPKSEQPIATLRRVCGNDKCADCGAAEPDWASLNLGVLVCIECSGVHRNLGVHISKVRSLTLDVKVWEPSVIALFQSLGNTFANSVWEESLQARGAFQVNVSAARSDQKQQLYISKPGHADPISTKEKFIHAKYADKSFVRRTKDGHSAAQMMWEAVRANDKKAVYRLIVSSEADVNALYKQVVSNSSLTLAKVMLLQEQPYTDQSSTCLKMDLASPSERHIIGDFDGCSLLHLACETADLGMLELLMQYGANVNASDSSGQTPLHWCIIRGKAAFAKLLLARGADPHALDGESKTPYDLALGSNFDDNDVLNLLSDTNA comes from the exons ATGCATTTTGGTAAACTGGATGACTCTCCCATGTTCCGTAAACAG CTGCAATGCTTGGAAGAAAGTGCTGAATCCCTAAGAGAAAGAAGCTTGAAGTTCTACAAAGGATGTCGAAAATACAC GGAAGGACTTGGAGAGGGTTATGATGGAGATATTGCTTTCGCGAGCGCCCTGGAAACGTTTGGTGGGGGGCACAATGATCCCATCAGTGTTGCATTTGGAG GCCCTGTAATGACTAAATTTACTATTGCACTGAGGGAAATCGGGACTTATAAGGAAGTTCTTCGGTCACAG GTTGAGCACATGCTGAATGATCGGTTGCTGCAGTTTGTCAACATAGATCTGCAAGATGTCAAG GAAGCTCGGAAGCGCTTTGACAAGGCTAGCCTAATTTATGATCAG GCTCGCGAGAAGTTTTTGTCACTAAGGAAAGGCACAAAAAGTGACATTGCCAGTGTACTGGAGGAG GAACTTCATAATGCAAGATCAACTTTCGAGCAAGCTCGATTCAGTTTG GTAACCGCTCTTTCTAATGTTGAAGCAAAGAAACGATTTGAATTCCTGGAAGCAGTTAGTGGTACAATGGATGCTCATCTTCGTTATTTCAAACAG GGATATGAGCTTTTGCATCAGATGGAGCCATATATCAATCAG GTCCTGACTTACGCACAGCAGTCTAGAGAACGCTCCAACTATGAGAAGGCAGCTCTTAATGAAAAGATGCAAGAATACAAGAGACAAGTAGATCGAGAGAGCAGGTGGTTGTCCAATGGTTCTAGTGGATCTCCTAATGGAGATGGTATACAAGCCATTGGCAGAAGTTCACACAAGCAAATAGAAGCTGTCATGCAATCTGCTGCAAGGGGAAAG GTTCAAACCATTAGACAAGGTTATCTATCAAAGCGCTCATCAAACTTGAGGGGAGACTGGAAAAGAAGGTTCTTTGTTCTTGATAGCCGTGGAATGTTGTACTACTATCGCAAACAGAACACAAAACCATCT GGGTCAGGTAGTCAACATTCTGGCCAGAGAAATAGTTCAGAGCTTGGTTCTGGACTTCTTAGTCGCTGGCTTTCATCCCATTATCATGGTGGCGTACATGATGAAAAGTCTGTTGCACATCACACTGTAAACCTTTTGACATCAACTATAAAGGTTGACGCTGACCAATCAGATCTGCGGTTTTGCTTCAGGATTATCTCCCCTACAAAGAGCTACACCTTGCAG GCAGAGAGTGCGTTGGACCAAATGGATTGGATTGAGAAAATAACAGGCGTTATTGCTTCTTTGTTGAGTTCTCAGGCCCCTGACAGG TGTTTGCCTGCCAGTCCTATGGGAAGTGGTCATCATCGATCTGCCAGTGAGAGTAGTTCATTTGAAAGTTCAGATTTTGATCCGCCTGCAGTTGAAGACCATCCATCTGACAGGCTTATCTCAGCGCATCATGAACGCCCTTTCAGAAATTCACAACAACTACGATCTGCTCCAAAATCTGAACAGCCAATTGCCACATTACGTAGAGTATGCGGAAATGATAAATGCGCTGACTGTGGTGCTGCTGAACCAGATTGGGCATCTTTAAATCTTGGTGTTCTTGTTTGTATTGAATGTTCTGGTGTTCATCGTAATCTTGGTGTGCATATATCAAAG GTGAGGTCACTCACACTTGATGTCAAAGTATGGGAGCCTTCTGTTATAGCTTTATTTCAGTCGTTGGGGAATACATTTGCAAATTCAGTCTGGGAGGAGTCACTGCAAGCTCGAGGTGCTTTCCAAGTTAATGTTTCTGCTGCCAG ATCTGATCAAAAGCAACAGCTCTACATCAGCAAGCCAGGTCATGCTGATCCCATTTCAACCAAGGAGAAATTCATCCATGCAAAG TATGCAGATAAATCATTTGTTCGTCGGACCAAGGATGGTCACTCTGCGGCACAAATGATGTGGGAGGCTGTTCGAGCTAATGATAAGAAAGCTGTGTATCGCCTTATTGTAAGCTCTGAAGCAGATGTTAATGCTCTTTACAAGCAAGTTGTGTCTAATTCTTCCTTAACCCTTGCCAAAGTAATGCTGTTACAAGAACAACCATACACCGATCAGAGTTCTACTTGCTTAAAAATGGACTTGGCAAGTCCAAGTGAAAGGCATATAATTGGGGACTTCGATGGGTGCTCCCTTCTACACCTTGCTTGTGAAACAGCTGACCTAGGGATGCTAGAGCTTCTTATGCAGTACGGTGCAAATGTAAATGCTTCAGATTCAAGTGGTCAGACACCACTTCATTGGTGCATTATAAGAGGCAAAGCTGCATTTGCCAAGTTACTTCTTGCAAG GGGTGCTGATCCACATGCTTTGGATGGGGAAAGTAAAACCCCTTACGATCTTGCATTGGGCTCAAATTTTGATGATAATGATGTCCTTAATCTCTTGTCAGACACAAATGCTTGA